The following DNA comes from Pseudomonas marginalis.
GATGGAAAATGCCAGGCCTTTGCCTTGGGCACTGGTGGTAAATTGCTGGCGCAAGGTGTCGAGCACGCCGCGCAGGCTGAACACCCGAGGCTGGGCACTCAGGCGCCCGGCCTGCAATTCGGTGAGGGTGAGGATGCCGTTGACCATGCGCATCATGTCCCGTGCCGAACCGGCGGCCGTTTGCTGGTACTGCGCCAGGTCGTCGTCCAGCGACACCGTTTGCATCAGCTCAAGGGAGCCGATCACACCGTTCATGGGCGTGCGCAGTTCGTGGGTCAGCGTCGCGAGGAATTCATCCTTGAGACGGTTGCTGCGGGCCAGTTGCTGGTTGAGCACTTCGAGCTTCTGGCTGGCATCGAACAGGATCTGCGCCTGCTGCTCACGCATGGCATTGATACGGTCGGCGAGGGCCAGGGATAGCAGCGCCACTTCAATCGCCGAGCCGATCTGGCTGGCGTACATGGTGAGGAACACATTGGGCAGGTAGCCCAGTACCATCAGCGTGTTCACCACCCCGCCCAGCAGGAACGCCGACCACGCGATGATGAAATACCGCGCCACCCGCTGGCCGCAGTACCAGGCCTTGATGGCGGCGACGAAGATGGTCACGGTGAATACCAGCGCCAGGCCGGTCGCCAGGCGCAAGGCCAGGGCGTAGCTGGTCAGCAGCGCCAGCGCCATCACTACGCCGCCGCATACCGCCAGTGCCAGCAAGAGCCGGTTGAGCCAGCGGCTGTGCTGCGCGGTATGCAGGAAGCTGCGGGCGAACAGGCTGCCGAACAGCGCCGCCGAACCGATCAGCAACGGCACCGCCGCATTCGCCCACCACGGGTTGTTCGGCCAGAAGTACTGCACGGCCACGCCATTGACCGACAGTTGGTACAGGCCAAACGAGGCGATATAGAGGATGTAATACAGGTAGCTGGTGTCGCGCACGCTCAGGTAGATGAACAGGTTGTAGACCAGCATCCCCAGCAGGACGCCATAGATCACCCCCAGCACAGACAGGCGCAGCGGTTGTTGCTCCAGGTAAGCGGTGCCGGCCCAGAGCGTCAACGGCGCCTGGATCGAGCCCTCGCTTTGCAGGCGCAGGTAGAGCGTTTGCTGCTGGTCGGGCACGAAATTGAGCTTGAACAGGTAGTTGCTCTGGCTGACTTCACGACTGGAAAAAGGCAGCGCACTGCCGGTGCGGCTGGCCAGCCGATAGTTACCGGTGCCATCGTTCTGGTACAGGTCCAGATGATTCAGCGGCGGGTAAGCCAACTCCAGAAACCAGGTACGGGGGGCA
Coding sequences within:
- a CDS encoding hybrid sensor histidine kinase/response regulator, which encodes MRYLLILLLCGLPMLASAIEFNQDTRSLPLGRAMQVLEDPTDALTIAEVSSPAYAAQFKHHDNATLNAGYSRSVFWLKVDLHYVAKDPRAPRTWFLELAYPPLNHLDLYQNDGTGNYRLASRTGSALPFSSREVSQSNYLFKLNFVPDQQQTLYLRLQSEGSIQAPLTLWAGTAYLEQQPLRLSVLGVIYGVLLGMLVYNLFIYLSVRDTSYLYYILYIASFGLYQLSVNGVAVQYFWPNNPWWANAAVPLLIGSAALFGSLFARSFLHTAQHSRWLNRLLLALAVCGGVVMALALLTSYALALRLATGLALVFTVTIFVAAIKAWYCGQRVARYFIIAWSAFLLGGVVNTLMVLGYLPNVFLTMYASQIGSAIEVALLSLALADRINAMREQQAQILFDASQKLEVLNQQLARSNRLKDEFLATLTHELRTPMNGVIGSLELMQTVSLDDDLAQYQQTAAGSARDMMRMVNGILTLTELQAGRLSAQPRVFSLRGVLDTLRQQFTTSAQGKGLAFSIDVADELPDRVVGDADKLLQCLDCLLDNAFKFTREGSVRLRVVGVPHSDGGVRLSFIVTDTGIGFAFLDEATLYQRFFQLDGSMTREYGGLGIGLAICRQLIELLGGRLTHHSEPHKGSRFQLDVNVSPVPPEAKPAPGRQRAPQDCAVLLVDDNSVGQLVVRGMLLKLGYRVKTVDSGPAALAALQGQSFDAVLLDVPEGGFSLCCQIRALPGCGELPVIALSTSLNTSERERGHGIGITDRLAKPVRFEALQAVLERHLLSALEGESAGHSAGMPLF